CGCCTATATACTCTTTTTTGCATATTTTGCCTCCATAGACCGCATCGCCTGCCAGCCGGACGCCCAGCGCTCCCGCGCACACGGATTCCGTCTGCCCCGCATTGGGGCTGGCGTGCTTGTATCGGTCCCGGCAAAATATGCGCAGGGCATTTTTGGCGTCCAGCCCGCACAGGGGACAGCACGCTGCCATCAGGAGCGCCGACAGCCGCGCCGGGACGTAGTTGACCAGGTCGTCCAGCCTGGCCGCAGCTCTGCCGAAATAAAGATACTTTTGATTTTTGTATCCCAGCATAGAATCCATGGTGTTGACGGATTTGTAAAAGAAGCCGCCGGCAGCGCCAAAGAAAAACATCCAAATGAGCGGCGCGATCACTCCGTCATTGGTGTTTTCGGCCACGGTTTCCACTGCCGCCCGGCAGATGCCTCCGGCATCCAGCGCCTCGGTGTCTCTCCCTACTATCATGGATACCGCCCGGCGCGCGGCCTCGGTGTCGCCCGCTGCCAGCGCCCGGCGCACCTTGCCGGCCTCGCGGTACAGCTGCCCGGCGGCCGGCAGCTGCCAGCACATGACCGTGTGGAGGACGAACCAGGCCGCAGGGCTGACGCGCCACAGCCACAATAGCAGCAGCGCCGGCGTCAGCGTGGAAACAGCGGCCACTCCCGCGACGGTGATGACGCCGCGGAAAAGGTCTTTTTCGCAGCTGTCCCCGCGGCGCAGCCTTTTGTCAAAAAAGGCAATCAGTTTGCCCATGGCGACCACCGGGTGCGGCAGCCCGTGAG
This genomic window from Abditibacteriota bacterium contains:
- the cobD gene encoding cobalamin biosynthesis protein CobD — encoded protein: MQTASILCGFVIDLFVGDPHGLPHPVVAMGKLIAFFDKRLRRGDSCEKDLFRGVITVAGVAAVSTLTPALLLLWLWRVSPAAWFVLHTVMCWQLPAAGQLYREAGKVRRALAAGDTEAARRAVSMIVGRDTEALDAGGICRAAVETVAENTNDGVIAPLIWMFFFGAAGGFFYKSVNTMDSMLGYKNQKYLYFGRAAARLDDLVNYVPARLSALLMAACCPLCGLDAKNALRIFCRDRYKHASPNAGQTESVCAGALGVRLAGDAVYGGKICKKEYIGDPLRDIEPHDIGRACRLMLGASLLMLLAGALLEYTVILCLR